In the Epinephelus fuscoguttatus linkage group LG10, E.fuscoguttatus.final_Chr_v1 genome, GGCTGTGCAATATGAAGATATTATATCGTTATCGAGACACAAGATTATATATCGTTATGATATGgcataaatgttgtttttccccttgttttaaaggctgcattaaaGTAAAGTGATTTCAATTTATCAGCTTACCAGACTTTACTCTTAACCCACATAGTCGTCAAATccacattattgatgattattgGTCAAAATCTCATTGTCTTAATATTTTttgaataaacaaaacaaaagtcatCTGTTTAACTTTTTTGCATCAGTGAGGATAATTGGTCTGAAATATTGTTACCGATCGATAGTATCGATTCTGTCTTTCAAGCTAAGCATTAATTCAAGTGCTTCTGATGAAATttaaatatatcatatatattgtGTGTCGAGATATAGcttaaaaatattgtgatgtaattttcaggacatattgcccagccctagtccTGACTtcagctcacacacataaagacagcTGACTCCTCAATGTTCatgttaacattagctaacattagcgagCTAAAACACACAGGTGAAGTAAACAACTGGACCAGGCCCAGTTTTTGCTGCTTTAGCATTCATTCAAGCCACTGAGGTAATCGTTTCTTAATCAGAAGGTAGTTTAAAGACACTGTTGCTCCCTAAAGATTTCCACATCCACCTGGATGTTAAAGAAACCTTAAAGAGACCTGTGCCTCTGTTTCCGACTCAAAACAAGAATGGCAGCTTGCTGGCTACCTGGATAGGAAAGAAAGTCGCAACTTCGGAAATTAAcgaaaacattttgttagtcAGCCGACAGAATATCTTTTCACCCAAATGGTTCGAAGTGTATTTGAGAATTCTGAAAATCCCTTCAAGtcacttttatttatacagcactaATTCACAACAAAAGTTATTGCGGGACACTTTCCATAAAGAACAGGTCATGACCACGCTCTTTAATTTACAGAGACCCAACATTCTCCCAGTCAGCAGTGGTAGAAAGTAATTACCGGTAAGTACGTTAACTCAAGAAAAAAcctgaggtacttgtacttgtcCACTTTATGCGACTTTATGCTTCTACTCTGCCACATCTCAGAGGCACTCAATCGCCCTACATATGGAGACAGACCACAGCTGTCGTTATAAGCTACATTCTGGGAGCATGTCACTGCCAAACAAGGACAGACAGTGCGAACTGTACAATTGCTAATGTCAACCACTGCtcacattttaatgtttaacatgAGTTCTAGGCAACATTTTCACCATCTGAGCCTTAAGTGCCCATTAATGTTCTATGCAAATGAAACTCTGCTGTGATGGGTGCAAAGTCAGGATGACAGGTGAGGACACAGTGACATTACTGTAAAGGTTGCCCCAGCCGGAGATATAACACGGGGTCCCATGGGCGAGGATCTCTCCAGCCTCAGGAAGACAAGCCACGCCGACGCTGTCATTCATTATGGGGCTCTTATCCAGTTTCAGCAGGGCGAGATCGTTTCTGTGGGAAAATCATTATCAGAGTCAGATTCCACCTGGCGGATGAGGAGAGCAGACTTTATGAGCCTGCTAAGATCATTCATTCAGACTGTGTTTACGGTCtattgtgattttttaaaatattcctTCAGCACAGATTACCAAACTTTTTGGCATTTACTTTACATTGTCGGGTCTTTGGTTCGAGATAATCAAACAGTATTATTTATGCTTATTGAGGATTCCACTgatacaaaaacatggaaattttGCAGTCAAATTTTAAGTCAAAATGAACTCACCCATCAGCCACAAAGTCAATGTCCCACTTGGGGTGGACGACGATGCGCAGAACATCTCTGATCTGCTCTGTGCCCTCCTGCTGGCTCATGTCGTGCTCTCCCAAGACCACACGGTACACATCTCCTGGCCTGCAAGACATTTACCTCTTATTTCCCTCTCTAGAATGCATTTGTGTCCTTTTGCACATCggcagtgtttctgtgtgctcgCTTCAATAAACCCTTGACCTCCTGCTCTCATTTGAATCACATAGCAGCTATCTTGTCTCATTGTTAGTCACCAGATGCAGTGTCCGGCAGTCAGCACCCAGCGAGGTCCAATCAGAGTCCCTCCACAAGTGTGATGGTAGCGGCTGCCGTGCTTCACCTGCAGGGAGATCTGAGAGGAAAACATAAATAATTAGAACTTAATTCTAAATAACAGAACACTCATCACATCGGCACTTTTGCATGTGAATTTAAAACATCTGTGTTACAGTACCTGCCAAGGCCAGCTATGGGGGCGAGCATCCTCTCCATTCACCACCCTGTTGGTGTCAGGCTTGACAGCAGGCGTACCACATCCAAAAACTACAAACACATAATACTAGAttctgtaactgaaataaatTTAGTCCTTTATTTACGTATTTTATAACAACTGGGCCATTTCTCCGTTCAGTTTGACTCCTCCAGCTCAGCCATACTCACCATATGCCACCTGAAGCAGCAGGAGAGCCAGCGCTCGCATCATGATGTCAGTctgtagatacacacacacacacacacatagacacacacacacagctctcttaTACCAcctccgtctgtctgtcagccCAGGCACAGATTACATTAGACCTGTTGAACTTTGTTATCAGCATCCACTGCCGACTGTGGCTGGGAAAAACTTATTGTACCACAGATGCATCAGCTGGTCTGCCGGGACACTGATCTGACCACctgcagaaaaaaaggagaTAACCAGCTGTACATGTGTTTACATACATGTGATGTGTCTGCACAGATAACTTCCCAGTACACCATCTTCCAACAGAGTCACAGATGTATTACTGGATGGACCAACTGGGCACAGGCGTCATCTACAGGCAGTGGCCTTCAACTACAAAATGTCACTCATACTAACACATAACGACCACGACAagactcaaaaagacacaaagagaccacagagagatgcaaagtaactgaagagacaaaacaaagaaacaaataagACATAAAACTTGGAAGAAAAACATCTGAGTTTAATCTCTCATCTGTCTTCATTGAAGAAAACTCCAGTGTTGTTGTGAAGTCTCAAATCAGTCGGATCAACTGCGGTGTCAAATCAATAACTGATATCAAATAAGGATGTAAAAGATTTCAGTGAAGCTTGCTCTCGCGTGTCCTCGCTTATCTCTCCTCAGACCACATTGACCCTTCACTAAACCCCGCCCCATTGCGATAGTTCttcaagctgtcagagtaaacatggagcccacactgtaactaactgcactccctgaagaaatattatcatattttgggGAAATGAaccagtgattccagagagaagcagacagaggggtctacagtctgtgtttgaaggatatatccaggatgtcaaactgactcagcagcaacaacaggttaaaaagacaaagatagttagaagctaaagccgaactataggctacagatcacagtgtaaacgtgaaccaccacatcactgctgatcgccacacaagacaatgaatataaagggaaactttgctgatattaaaccagctgtgtggcatcacagtgtgtgcagatgaaccgtgTCTGGCTTGacccccgtgctgctgccaggaCCTGGACCTCTGCTGTCagacgggcagggatctccaggggaaatctaacaacgttcatctgcacacacagctggttcaatatcagcaaaatttccctgcttcccttcactggttcctgtacagcagggtcggtctttgtttcactgttatgaccattaaaaagcaaaagcagcatgtgtatacattcagttaccttcagtagctagctagctaaccctacacttttcagggtttgattttggttttggaacagggaagaaacgtgtatctttttccaacctctccaggtaacgagtatcattaatacacgacgtgccccaggcacaacatttagctccaaatcctcaaaaccagcctgaaaatgaagcaaATCTGAAAtgatggagcacagctgtgttgttgtcggacgctggtctgagccggcctgatgctacgttatgattggtcAGTCTGCATCCAGGGCTGGGACTCAGCGAAGGGTCAATTGGGACGTCTTTCAAGATGGCGGGTCGCAACTGATTTCCAGGTCAAGTGATCAAGGATAGAGGATAGAGGAGTCTAGGAGGGATACTGGGATGAACCACTTCTGCGTTTGGATCTGCACTGGTTTGTACGTTTGTTTGATGGATGAGGGTGAGGAAGAGAAAAGCAGATGGGAACAAAGTGAAGGGGAAACACAAGGAAACTCTAgggaaaacacaaatatgacaatatAATGCCACAGTTGTATGTTTAGATATATGATGTCACTACTTTTTGTCACACAGTAACAGGAATGGAGGCAGCATCAGGTAGTTAGCATTAGTGAAGCAAAGAACAGGTCTTTATTAATGTAAACTGGAGGGAAGAAGCCCTCACATTactgctgatgttacacagGACATCCTGGGAAGTTTAGTGCAAACGCAGCAATGACAGCTTATCATTAAAATAACATCATCGAGACTTTACATATAGCTGCGTGAAAACCTGCagttaaacataaaaacacctcCAGCTCCAACACTCAGGACAAACTGTTCTTATGGTAAAACTGTGGACTTTGTGAAACTGAGAGTAGCTGAGGTAGCAACTCGGTGAGTGAAGAAGAAAACCAGGCAGAGAAACTGAGACAGGGGTTTAGTGTCGTCAGCTGTCTCGGCGCTCAGTGTACTGCGAGAAATAAATTTTCTTCCTGCGACCACAGAACCGGAGAGCTTTGGGTTACCTTCAAGAGAAACAGTCCTGTAACAACTTTCTCTCCTTTAATAACATGTTATACACTCACGAAGGGGCCCACGCTGCTGCTGAATCTGGACCCAATTCTTCACACCTCGCTCAGACAGTATCCTTTCCTCCTGAGGGAAACTAATATCACTCTCCGGAGGAGACGGCGTGCATCTATAAATTTCCCCCCTTTTAGGAAGCAAATCAAATCAATAGTGCCTCAACAGCTAAGAGGCTTCGCTTGTTTTCCCGCCGTTAAGATAATTCCCTACACCAGACGTTGAGGGAAGATTTATGAAGCAGACATGTACCGTGTGTTTGCATAATGCAGCAGTGACAGAACTGTGAATAATTTGGATTAGGGCTGCAGCTCGCGATGAATGAACCACCGATGCTGTTTACAGGAGGTCAGTCAGGTGGGAATTGTGATTTAttaggagtgtgtgtgagacaatAAATTCAATAAAGTGAAACAGTGTGAAAACAAATCAATGACAATTTTAAATCATTCTGATGTTATAAGAGACGCtgttgtttaaaatgtaaatactggATTTTACAGCACTGCAaccttattattattgttattaatatgaTTTGAACCTTCAATCATAGAGATGTTAAAAGTGATTACAGAGACACATTCATACAGTAACATTAAATATCATAActaaataatcaaattaatatgaCAGATACATACTGAGTGTTTTACATCTTATACATgatttatatttgcattttcacaagaCTGAAGCCATGCTCACAGCTTCGTGAGGCTGCAAGTAGGAATcagtgactgtatataaagacaaCAAATTCTCATCCCGACTCATCAAACACCGACGCTTGGACAGTGGTACACGTCAAAATATATTGAccttcacacaggaaacaaagagAGGACTCCTCAAGGAAAGTCCAGAGTTGCCCTATTTGGAATTTCTCGCTCTGAATTCTACTGTAGTCAcctgcagcatcagaaacagcTGTGTGCTCTGTGCACCTCTGTGCGTCGGTGTCTGCCGACAAGCATCGGTATTtaacgagttgggagtgagaactgGCTGTCAAAGATGGACAACACACTTCCATGTCCTTCTGCTAAGTGTATTGCTGCCACACCgggaaaaaaataatggatcAGTATTACGTTATAACGTGAAAagtttattcatgttttcacatgaaACTTTAATGTTATAACTTGAAAATATACTGTTATAACGTGAAAAACTTGTTAGAACAATAAGCTTTTTATGTTATAATGTAATACTgatccattatttttttcctgatgtGGCAGCAATATGCTGTATTTGGCTGTACAAAAACAAGGCCAAAATATCCCGGATACGGCCGCCGCCATATTACGccagtgatgtcattttgaGTCTGTGCAGTACTGATCTCTGCGATACTGAGTTCACGCCATCTGACCAATCACATGCAGCATCATTGATTGCAAGCACACTAACTGACCCACACAGCTGTCCATTATGACATCAAACCCCCTTTTTAATAGCATCcgataaataattaaaaccaaacttatcagaaaaaacGAACATTAAGATGTTCATCAGCGTAAAATTTATTTGAcctgtactttgattttttagCTTGGTCCATGTCCCACCTGCTAACACAGAGGGGGCGGGTTTATTagctatactgcagccagccaccagggggcaatcaagatgttctggcttcacttttggggagctgttcACAGGGCTTCATGTTCTcagcaatgtctttttttaaattttattttttaggtcAAATGTTCAATATTAAGTTCAGCACATTTGCCTGGGTCAACATGTTAGAATCACTAAACAACAGCATAGCCTACTGATGTTACGCCAATAACACACCAAGCAGCGTTGAAGCGCAGCCTTTAGTGAGCTGCCATAAAATGTCTATGGAAGGCCTCGGTGGTCACTCTAAGTGCAGCCAAATTAAGTTGGAGGCAGTTTAACTTTTAGTGGCAAATCGCGGCCAGAATATACCCCCAGAGTCCTGTGACTCCTGACACACGCTGATCTATGTTACAAAGAGTTTCTTCCTGCCTGAGATACATGAACACGCCTCCTGGCTACAGACAGATGTAATTATTTTGGCCAGCTGCAGTTCGTCACTGCTTGGTGTCTTCGGCTCCTTGAAACCTCGGCCCTCAAAACTGTGGGCGAGACAGTTTTCTTGACTTTAGACATATCCACAGTCGCTGAATAGGTTTGTACCATTCCGACAgcatttaaaacaaccacaTCCCTTTGTACCTTGCAATTTGATCTCCAAACATAATCCCCAACAATCTCTGACAACATAAGTCATATCAAGAGACATCGTACCCTGAGAGCATAGGGATGCCCACTGTGtttccatgtttgtgtgttgctaATGCTAAAAGTACTGATAAAAAATTGATGCATGCACTGtgattagttttgcaggtatttggtcataaaccaaagttaCAATCCATCTGTACTATCGTTTATTTGTTGAGACATTTAAGACCGATCAGCATCATCATCGGCAAAGCCACAGCAGTATAACATGGATAAAAACAAGTCCAGTCAATGTCTACTTTATCAAAAATGTCCCGAGGAAATGGTTTCTGTATCATATTACAGTACATAACGTTTTATAGCATaatatatttagattttatGATAAAATGGCTGGACAAAATACAGTTTGGTGTTAAGTTATATGAGCTGTTCCTAAACTGCCTTTATGTATAacccttttattgttttttcttttctctgtaaaaatgtttccATCAAGACATCGTTCTGCTGAACTCCGTAAATCGATATTTCCAAAGAGTAATGCAGTTAGCCACAGAAGCAGGCCTGCTCTTTATTCAGTGGTAGCTCAAGACAGAGATAAATTATCTGAGACCAGCCAGCGCTGTTTAAGGCCAAGTATATATCTCCCAAGGTTTTCAGATATGTCAAAAATCTGACTAGTGCAGCCTGGAGACGAAGGAAATGCTGCCAATTAGACCTTTGAAACATAAATCACACTTTACTGCTCTGTCACATCAAGTGGCCAATCTTCAGTTTCCAGTCACCGAGGAGAAGAATATCAGTCGTTAATAGACGGCATAAAATAGGCTGAATAAATGCATAGCAcatgagaggaaaaatgtgATGCGTGAACATGATTATTTGGTTGAaagcacacactgtacagtaAATCACCCAGTCATTCATAACATTTTCCGATAGGGCAGAAAATCAAAGGAAaggtttgacattttaggaaatatgcTTGTTCGCTTCCTACCAAGAGTTGAggtgagaagattgataccactctcataagAGTGGTTTCCCAAAAgctcaaactattcctttaaaggagCTCTGTGCAACATAGGGGTAGATTTCAGGTGGGATGCAGGGGACgatatttaatattaatattaagaacatgtgcatttgttccctccaataaaaacatgaaagtagcggaggacttttgttttgacaaaataaaagacattaaCACCATAAATTTATACAGAAAACTTCCCTCCACCTAACCAGTGCCTACATATCCCTCCTGACCCACCGGGATGACGTAATTTATGTCTTTTGGAGTTTTGCTAGCTATAAGCTACAGGCTGTACTTCTGCATTTTGTGTATTGCCCACCACCTGTGCCACCACAGACATAAAGAGTACAGAGGCAGATAAAGAGACAGACCCGCCCCCCTCTCTATCAAACTCAGAATGGAAAtcagatcaaatggtaaaactaggcagtgctgatcaaatacatATCAAGAttgtgttactgtattgcctatttctcgcctacAATgtctttagaaacatattttagtgcagtgTACCTGTAACAgcgagagtttgtgaacaggaagtgcacaccgtactgtttcctgcacaaTGAAAACGGAGGCCGAAGAAACACTgagatcaaatataaaccaagattctatTCTGCTACTCAAatgttttagcttactgtttaactttAATAGCAGATCATTTCTTGTCTGGCATGGACAAGTCGGCATTATATCACCTATCATTAGGAGCATTTATTGATCTGGgcggcgcagtgcattctggtagttgtaggttttcttcttcttgagcAAAAGCGTCCTTTTCATGTCATGTATCACCAGTTTccaaagtatttgtgtctttctactacACAGACATCCTAGTTTTACAAAAAAGACCAtccttccagcagtgaaatCTTCTTAAAAAGTTTGAGGGTCAAAATTTTCTGGTGGAGGACCCCCAAACACCTTGTTCAATCGCCTCTCCTCACTGTTAGAgcaaaacctacacccttgcaGAGCACATCTGTGATTCAGAGTCACATCTCTTGGTacgaacagtgctaacaacagtgCTAGCGTGGCAGGCACTATACTTCTGCAACCCAGCACTCAGCCACCCTGGGTCCACCCCATGcatcaaataccaacgcttGGTCATCGGCCCTTGGTGGCAGTCACCAGTACACAGAGGCACCTTTTGCAGCGGTATGATAAGCAGTGGATGGTGGCAGTATCTGACTCTGCAGGCAACTACCTTAATATAAAGAGTGAGATCGTCTGCGTAGGGTCGGTAGGAGGTGAAGTAGATTGGTCAAACAAATGTTTCACCTGTGAGCCCGCTGTTTGTTtaccatgtgaaaccaaaagtcaacaggAGTTATTTATGAACGTAGTGTGCTAGTGTGCGTAGTATGCAATGCTAGTGACCTCTGTCATATTACTTTACATTTGCAATTTACAATTGAAAGAGTGTTGCCTAATCCGAGAGGGGGGAACATCATTAAGCAGCTCCTGAGAAGGGAAGCGTTTTGGATTAATGAACTGTCTACTGTTGAACCTTTTGGAATGAAGGATTCACAGGATTTGAGTTGTTTTCtttaacctgtttttgtttcttttttgcccCATAGGATACATAAAAGAAAACTTAGGAAAGCTGTACTGTCCTACGTAGAGAAAGTCGAGCCTGCACTATCTGCGGAGTAGTGAGTAAAGGATAGACTGGAGGATATATATTATCAATGTATATTATTCATGTCTTGTTATATGGTTCCTCTGCATAAAGGTATTTGTATATAGGTACTGGTGGTCTCAAGCTAGGATAGAGTAATTTGTAGTAATTCTACCTCTTATCCTCGCTTTGTGTAATATTGATTGTGTAAGTAGACTTTGATATTCATGCATTGAAATTCTTATGTTTTTAACTTATATCATGGTTGATGCATACTTTTTCAACTTCATGATGTATGTAATTgtactgtttttatatttttttttgagTCTTGCTtagacagagaaaaaagaaaaaaagaaaaaacgaaATTAGTCATGTGACCAGCAAGCATTTAAACACACCTGAGAATGCTTAGGTCAGACCTGATGAGGTGAACCTGATGACGCTAAACGCGATGTTCCCTTCATTATATTTCGATAGTAAAGTCCATGTCAGTGTGCGGAGGATTTTTTTGCATATCTTATGACTCACGTTCCtgctgcctaccagcacctgacGATCTGTGGCTGTGCAAGGAGATTTCATTGATTCCAGTTTTACTTTACATTATGTTGGTAACGATACTtattaagccaaaccatgtcaTTTCTAATcctaaccacatacttttgttgcctaaccctaaaGATATCGACCTACAAGCGAGGTATTTTACCTTTGTtctaaagagactgtatgtttccaacaagcagaaactgtacaatTTCCTGTGAACATGACAGCGTGTTTTGAAAAGAAACAACGCCTGTTATGAGCATAAGCTGACAGCCGTCTCCAAACGTCcaaaacagatgcaggaggggTACCTAGTACGTCATATTTGATGTGCAGGGCCTCTGACCAAACATTGGGATTTGAAAAGTGCAGTGTAGAGCGGCAGAGATTAGCCAGCCAGTGGGATCCACTCACAGGACTCACatactagggatgtcccgatccgatattCGGATTGGTATtggccgccgatattagcaaaaaacaggCATCGGCAttggatcggactgcatggaaaaatgcctaTCCAAGAACtctgatccagtttttcacggaGTCCGCtccaggttttccggccagcccagcgctccgcaattcaagcagtccattccagtgatccactccagctcttactatcaatccaccaggccagcatgcagacggcagacacacacggagggaAGGGTAGGCAGAGTAGcggtcaatttagttaactgactatttgttttctgctctggttttttgagagtgatatttttatttggtttacactcttactgtttaagtaaagagcactgatggcattgttttgggcacaattagtgaaactggagccatggatggactattgcttgtttaaacagttgtacaatattgtgtgtctgtgcaccAGACTGGCActgactactaaaataactgaaaaggaaaggctgcattgtttgttaaatgtcaacagtgtcttgtggtgttaatctattttttatttattagggggccaaagcacaagtgtgtggagtcttgctgctattttaatttcagtgttagacattttaaagatttcttgtgttgatttattttctatttattaaggggccaaagcaaaccagctatattttttatttaatgttaatgttcaagtttaaagtttgtttatttaaccctgttaacaataaacaggtcagtttctcacaccaactgttgtggatcattctaactaacctgattaagtagGTGTTctttgcttgatcaaaccttttctaacatgactgacaacaaaataagtgaaaatgtataatacgcgcttggatcggatcggtatcggtatcggccaaaactcaaggctgtaatatcggtattgGATCGGAAGTGACttcactctgacttcactctgtccTTACTCCTCTATATATCTTTACATTACAAATATTTGCTATGTTAATGTGCTGAATGTtgtatacagcacctttaatatGAGTTATACATTCAGTACACGGTCTCATGATGATTCACTGCAATGCTGGACGATTTGATTCAATCAATTCCATGTCTTTCTTGGCGCCCCTCGGCTATTTTGGTACCATCCGgatctcttcctcctcctgtgtttGCCCAGACGGTTGCTGGTGATGGAGAAGCAGAGCGAAGTCCGCCTTGAGGCTGCAGTCAGACATGATTATGTCTCCTAGTAGCTCTGCAGAAAACGTAGCCTTCGGGTGGTTCTTCTGACATGCAATCCTCTCCTCTAACTGCTGAGATGCTCCGCTCTGTTCCTACTGCTGCTCCTCTTCTCAGCCAGGATAGATGGGCTGGGTTTAATCTAATTATTGCAGCAGATGTTGGTTCTgagcacttttttaaaaacatttactcAGCCGTGAAAAGTTGAGTGAGTAATTTTTTCTTAGCAATGCCCTATTTCACACTTAGCTGCACAGTCTGTCTCCGCTGGACGCTGCTTCACTGGTGGTTAAGTGCTTTGCTGAATGGGATTTTACCAGCAGAGAAGTGTTCTGTTTCAAATTCATTTCCTACGCAACACATGAAGAATCAGAAGAATGTTAAACATCACTGATGCTATCTGTTATATATTGAGACGTCACTTTACATTTGGATGGACTTGGCCACAGTTGTCAGGTTTAGGTCATTCAGGGCTCACCTGGGGATGTTAAGTGATATCTAAGTTTGTTGTTGTAGAGGTTTAAGTCAAGTCTGAAATCAAAGCCAAATTTGTTTTGCCCTTAAGTGTCTTGTTCTGATTGCTGAATAATAGTGAGCTCATTGTCAGAAGGAAGAACGACTACAGAGTCTTTTGTTGTCTGTCACGGACCCTCAAGCCAAGCAAACAAAAGAgtagaagaaaagaagagagcTATTCATAACAAGGCAATTACATCCCATTTTGATAATTGGCATTGATAGATGAAGGAAACCGAAATCCAAATAAACTGCTCTGGGCCGAGCAGCTGGAGCTTCACATAAGAATCTATTTCTCTTTCTTATTCTTGGTGTCTTTAACCATCATCATCTTTTATTTCACACTCTGTCTGATGATCCAACCTTAACACCTTGGACCCCCGCCGGCTGCCTCAGAAACACTGAGTTTTTACTGGTAATCGACTCCATTTGGGCACCTCGGGGCTCCTGTGGCGCTACTTTTCAGTTTGATTCATTGCCATCCCCCTCTTACCTCCACGTCCTCCCCTCTCGCTGCCTACTGCCTAACTAAAACCTTGTTGgtcaaattaaaaacagtttagCCTGCTGCACTGGCTTGCATCACAAGCCCATAAACACAAAGTAGTTTGGTCATGTAAGACAGAGGCCCTGTGATTATCTCTGCTCCTTTGACTCACAAATCAAACGTGGGTTCAGTTGCAGGCCTTGATATGATAGAAGTATTTTTATTGAGGAGAGTGAAACCGAGAAGCCTGGCATTTTATTGCGGCTCGGTTCAATCACAAAGAAGGAGCATCTCAGCACATGGAGAGCAGATCTGCGTTGCTGTGAGGTTTTGACTCTGTTACAGAGACGGAGAGATAATGAAACACAATTTGACACAACCAAAACTGTGGTGACAGATGGAAATGAGTTCATGTGTGAGATTTAAGAGTAACACTTTGTGGCACTAACCTTTCAGTGGTTTCTAAAAGTGCCACCTGGTTACTGTGAGATTAAATTGAAGTGAACAGATCCATAATTCAGGGTCCACAACATCAAAAGGAAATCGACATAATAAGGTTTAATCACTAACTTTCTGATGGCTAATGACCCTGAAATTGACTGTCGGGTTAGATTAGACAGCTCAGTGCCTAACACTAACCTACCAGAGCTGAAGTGAAATATGCTActgaattttgttttcaaagggAGGTTGTGGAGAAATTCTTAGATGGCAGCAGAAGGATGGTGACAGAGAAACAGCAGACAGGGAAAACTGAGAGACAGTCCTTCTCTTTAGTCTCCTCTCCCACAGAGGCTGAAGTTTCTTGGCTGTGACTGATGGACAATAACAAGGAAGCCCTCCCCTCTCACTAC is a window encoding:
- the LOC125896398 gene encoding chymotrypsin-like elastase family member 3B translates to MMRALALLLLQVAYVFGCGTPAVKPDTNRVVNGEDARPHSWPWQISLQVKHGSRYHHTCGGTLIGPRWVLTAGHCIWPGDVYRVVLGEHDMSQQEGTEQIRDVLRIVVHPKWDIDFVADGNDLALLKLDKSPIMNDSVGVACLPEAGEILAHGTPCYISGWGNLYTHGPMPDKLQQALLPVVEHSVCSRSDWWGINVKSTMVCAGGDVVSGCNGDSGGPLNCLGQDGRWYVQGVTSFVSSRVCNEVKKPTVFTRTSAFTDWLSDVMLQY